The Pseudoxanthomonas sp. SL93 genome segment CACGCAGAACTTCGAACTGCTGGCCGACGACGCGGCCGCGGCACTCAGGCAGGCGCGGGCGATGGCGCAGGGTCGCTACGCGCGCGCGGGTTACTACGGCGGCAGCCAGGGCGGATGGGTGGCGCCCCTGGCCGCCACGCGTGCGCCGGCGGACTTCGTGGCCGTGGGCTTCGGCCTGGTGGTGTCGCCCATCGACGAAGACCGCGAGCAGATGATCGATGAAGCACGCGCGGCCGGCCTGGGTGCCGACGCCGAGGCCGCCATCAACCGGCTGTCGGACGCCACCGCGCGTCTGCTCACCACGCATTTCGAGGACGGCTTCGAGCCGCTGGAGCAGCTACGGCGCGATCTGGCCAAGCAGCCCTGGATCGACAAGATCCACGGCGAGCACAGCGGCGCGATGCTGCGCACCTCCGACGCCGACCTGCGGCGTGTCGGTCGTGCCCGCTTCGACAATCTGGAACTGATCTGGGACTACGACGCGCTCGCCGCGCTGGAACGCCTCCAGGCGCCGCTGCTGTGGGTGCTTGCCGCGCAGGATCGCGAAGCCCCCATCGAACGCACCCGCGATGCGCTGGCGGCGCTCGCCGCCGCGGGCAAGCCGATCGACCTCTATGTCTTCCCCGACACCGACCACGGCATGTTCGAATTCACCACCCGCGCGGACGGCTCACGCCAGCCCACGCGGGTGACCGATGGCTACCTGCGCCTGCTCGGCGACTGGATCAAGGGAACGCCCGATGCAAGCTATGGACGCGGCATCCCCCTGACCGGCAAGCATCGGTAGTGCGAGGATGCACTCCGCGCGATATCCATCCACCCCGACGTCCACCGCCCGGTGGCGATGGCAACCGTGTCGGGCGTGGTGACGGCACGTATTCAACCCAGAGGGAACACACGATGACACGCGAGTACACGGGCAGCTGCCACTGCGGTGCCGTCAGGTTCACGGTCCGCTTCGATATCGCCAAGGGCACCAGCAAGTGCAACTGCACGTTCTGCTGGAAGCAGCGCAACTGGAATATCCCGGGCCTGAAGTCGGAGGATTTCCAGCTGCTCGCCGGTGACGACCACCTGGCCAGCTACAGCAAGTCAGGCGAAGGCTTCGAAGTGCATCACCGGTTCTGCCAACGCTGCGGCACCGCCACGCACGGGCACGGTTATCTGGAACAGGTGGGCGGCCCGTTCCTGTCCGTCCGCGTGGCCGCGCTCGATGACCTCGACGTCGATAGCCTGGTCTCTGCGCCAACCACGCATTGCGACGGCCGCAACGACAACTGGTGGAATCCGCCCGCGGAAACGCGCCACCTCTGAGCAGGGTGACAGGCACGCGTCGTCAACGTCGGCGCGCGCGCCCCGCGGCGTCCACCGCCGGAAATCGGTGGCTGGCTCACGCCGGACTGTCGTGCAGCGCCACGTTCAGCCGGTCCACCACCATCGCCCAGTCGGCATCGTCGCGACGTTCCTCGCGCAGCAGCTGCGATTGCGCAGGCGACCAGAATGGGGCCTCTTCCAGGCGCATGCCGTTGGGCAGCGGGGAATGGGTGGCGATGAACTGCTGGATGCTGGCGTTGTCGTTGGGCAGGCCCAACTGCGCGAACAGTTCGGAGAAGGGGTGGACGGTCGATTCCATGGCGGTTCCTTTGTGGGGGAAAGCACCAGCCTATCCGTGAATGCGTGAAGCCGGCGGATGACGGCGTGGCCAAGCCCGGAGCCGCAATCCGGTTGGGGCCGGAGGGCCAGGTGTGGATCGCCCCGGGCATGCTGCGCTCACTCGGGCTGCATTGCGCCGACAAGGTCCGCATGCCGCCCCTCCGGCACGCGAGGACCGTCCGCCAAAGTGGTAGCGTGGCAACCGTAACGCCGCAGGCCGTCATCCGGGGGGATGCCATGATGAAACTGTTCTTGCTGGGTCCAACGCTGCTGCTCTCCCTGTTGATCAGCTTCTTCCTGCTGCGATCGGACACGCTGCGGGCGGTGCAGGCACCCGGCATGCGTACGCAGGCCGCTTCCCCTGCCCCCGGATCCCAGCCGCGCCTGGCAGGCGCCGCGCAGACGCCGGCCGCGCGTCCCGCGCAGGCAGACGCGGCGTCCGCCCCGCCCGCAGCGGCGGCGGCGCAGGCCGACCCGTTCGCCCCGGTGTACATCGTCACCTCCCGCGAGACGTGGCAGGGTATCCGCGGCCTGACCCGTGCCGCGGTCGCGCGACGCGACAGCACCGGCGCGACCGTGCTGATTTCCGAAACCCGGGCCGACCGCCTCGGCGACATCAGCGACTACGTGCATGCCAACGAGCGCCGCTGCGGCGGCTATTTCGCGTTCCCCAGCCGCGCGCAGGCCGAGGCCTTCGTCAGCGCGGATGGCGCGAAGCAGGCGATGGCGAAATCGATGCTGGCCGGCTACACGCTCGACAACCAGGCCACCGTCAGCCGCTGGTTGCCCCAGGTGCAGGAACAGCGCCTCTACGCCACCATCAACCACCTCTCCAGCTACCGCAACCGCTACTACGCCAGCACGCATGGCCGGACCTCGGCCGAATGGATCCGCAACCACTGGCAATCGCTGGCCGCCGGCCGCGACGACGTCACCACCGAGCTGTTCACCGCCTGCGCCACCTGCGGCACGCAGCCGTCGATCATCCTCACCATCCGTGGCTGGGACCTGCCCAATGAAGTCGTGGTGCTGGGCGCGCACCTGGACTCGATCAACGGCGGCAACCGCAACGACCCCGAACAGCACGCACCGGGTGCCGACGACGATGCGTCGGGCATCGCCACGCTCACCGAAACGCTGCGCATCGCGCTGGCCGACGGCTGGCAGCCGCGGCGCACGGTGAAGTTCATGGGCTATGCCGCCGAGGAAGTCGGCCTGCGCGGTTCCAATGCCATCGCGCAGTCGTTCCGCGCCAGCGGCGTCAACGTGGTCAGCGTGCTGCAGGTGGACATGACCAACTACAAGGCCGGCGCGGTCACCGACATGAAGCTGATCAGCGACTACTCCAACGCCGACCTGAAGAACTTCTTCATCACCCTGTTCGACACCTACCTGGCGCCGATGGGCCTGACGCGCGGCAGCGTGGCCTGCGGTTACGCCTGTTCGGACCATGCGTCGTGGACGAACGCCGGCTATCCCGCCGCGATGATGTTCGAGGCCGGCGACCCGGGCGGCAGCTTCCCCTATATCCACACGTCGTACGACACGCTGGCGACCATGGGCGAATCCGCGCAGCACAGCGTCAAGTTCACCCAGTTCGCCCTGGCGTATCTTGGCGAAACCGCCAAGACGCGCACGCGGGTCACCGGCGGACCCGCGCAGGTGCTGCCGGTGCCGTGAGCCTGGGTAGCCCGGGTAGGGCCGAAGGCCACACCCGGGGACCGGAACCGTCACGTGCAAGGCGCCGCGGGTGCGCTGCGCTTACCCGGGCTACGCGACTGCAAGCCCCTTTGGAGAAGAAGATGAGACACGCGTTCGCCCATATCGCCTTCACCCCCGCGGTACGCGACGTGCAGGCACGCGACGGCAGCCGTGCGCAGTACGCGCGGGCCTTCGAGTCCGGCGACGAGGTCCGCAATGCCGAACTCGGGGCCGACGAGGCCGCCTTCATCCATGCCCAGCGCAGTTTCTACATGGCCACCGTGTCCGAAACCGGTTGGCCGTACGTGCAGCACCGCGGCGGCACGCCCGGTTTCCTGCGGGTGGTCGATGCCACGACGCTGTCGTTCACCGACCTGCCCGGCAACCGGCAGTTCATCAGCGTGGGCAATCTGGCGCAGGACGATCGCGTGGCGTTGATCCTGATGGACTACACGCACCGGCAGCGGCTGAAGCTGTTGGGCCGTTTGAGCGTGGAGGAGTCACCGGGCGCGGGACGTACCGAGCGCACGATGACGATCCATGTGGAAGCTTTCGACTGGAATTGCCCGAAGTACATCCCGGTCCGCTTCGAAGCGGAAGACGTGCAGCGTGCGCTGGACGAACGCGACAAGCGGATCGCGCAGCTGGAGGCGCAGTTGGCGCAGGCCCGGCAACAGACGTAACGCGTAGGGTGGGACTTCGCACACCACTGGGTGGCTGACGGGCGATGGTCGGCTTGAACCCCCCCGACGCCCTGTGTATAAGGAATCGCCGATCCGCGTCTCGCGGCGGTGTTGCAAGCCTGAATGGTCATGACCCAGGCCACGGACTCTCCCTCTCTGAGGGGACCGGATTCTCATCCTGTCTTGGAGTCCATCATGAAGCTCAAAACTCTTCGCGAACGCGCCTTCGTCCGTCAGCAAGGGCGTTGTTATTACTGCAGTGCACGCATGTGGCAGATTTCTCCCGAAGAACTCGGCCTCCACCGCAAGTCTTCGCGTCTACTCCAGTGCACCGCCGAGCACCTGATCGCTCGGCGCGATGGCGGTGGGGATACCTGCGACAACATCGTAGCGGCGTGCCACTACTGCAACTGGCTTCGCCATGCGCGAAGAAACGCGGCGCTCGCGCCGGAAGTCTATGCCGCTCGTGTCCGCAAGCGGGTGGCGCGTGGCACTTGGCATGCACCTTTCGCGATCTTCGAGTAGATGAAGCGGCCTAGCCTGGGTAAGCCTAACGGCCGCACCCGGGGTCTTTATGCATCACGTGCGAGGTGCCCCGGGTGCGCTGCGCTTACCCGGGGCTACGCGGCTCAGGTGCCCAGCAGTTCGACGTCGAACTTCAACGTGGCGTTGGGCGGGATGACGCCGCCGGCGCCGCGTGCGCCGTAGCCGAGGTTGGCGGGGATGATCAGGGTGCGCTGGCCGCCCACCTTCATACCCTGCACGCCTTCGTCCCAGCCCTTGATGACCATGCCGCCGGCGAGCGGAAAGATGAAGGGTTCGCCGCGATCCTTGCTGGAATCGAACTTGGCGCCCTGTTCGCCGTTCTCGTAAAGCCAGCCGGTGTAGTGCACGGTGACGTTGTTGCCGGGCTTGGCCTCTACGCCGCTGCCGACGACGGTGTCTTCGAACTGCAGGCCGGAAGCGGTGGTGGTGAATGCCATGGTGTGTTCCTTGTGGGGACCGGATATTCGGGGCGCATAGTTTATCGCTCGCCCGGCCGAGGAAGTTGCGTAGCCCCGGTAAGACCGAAGGTCGCACTCGGGTGCACGGAAGGGTGACGTGTAGATAGGGTCGGCCTCGGCCAACCTTACGGGATCCTGGATTGTCGTCGGGAAGGTGTGCTGAAGCCCCCCCTGCGGAAAATGTCACGCGCGATGGGGGGCGAACCAGCGCCGGACAGACGGCAGGAACAGTAATGCACCTACGGCGATCCGCAGCACCGCCGCCAGGAAGGCCGGCCACCGAGCCATCGACACGCCGCGCCACAACATACTGCCCAGGAGGAAGAGGGTGAGTACCGTAGTGATCACGAGCCACACCCTGGCCCATTGTTGTCTTCGCCAGAGTGCGAAGCACATGACCACACCGTAGACGCCGATGGTCACCATTATGGGCGTGAAAAATTCGATGTTCGCGACGGGCGCCCGGTATACCGCAATGATTTCGAACGCGTAATGCGCCAGGTAGAGCGCAAGAATGACCCACATCGCTGGCGGCGTTCTTTCTTGCTTAGGCTGCCGGAGCATCGCACGCGGGGCTTCATAGGGATTGAACGATTCGCTCACGACGGTTCACGCTCCCGTCGTCCCTTCATCGCCAGCGCTTCGGACAGCAGGGATTCGTAGAGCTGCAGGCGAATGCGCTTGAGGTTAGCAACCATCATGACGAAGTACAGCAGAATCAATCCGAAGCCGATCATGATCTGCCAGTACGGCATGTCCATCAGCTCGTCCCAGTTGCGGAAGAACAGATAGGCCGACGCCAGCACGGGCAGCAGACCAAGTCGTTCCAGACCTCCCGTAAACATTCCGATCTTCACGGACATCTGATTCAGCACAAGCCGCGCTACGCGCTGATGCTCCTCCAGTACGGTACGCGGACGCTGGCTCAGCCACATCAGGATCGTACGGAACAATGGCGTGTCGTGGTCGAGCTGACTGACCTGATCTGCGCGCCACGTCCACAACGACCAACCCAGCACACCATAGGAACGGACGATGCCGGGCATCAGTGCGAGCAGGAATATCGAGAAACTGATCTGCGCCCACATGATCATCCATCTGCCCGGCGTCATGACGTGAACGAGAAGAAAGGGAATCAACATGAAGACCGCCGCGGCTGCGCCAACCATGTTGGCAAACCGATACATCCGCGGGGTATCGAGGATCGACGCCGGCCCATCCGGCATCTCTCGCAGGCGGCGATCCAGTTCGGTGAAGCTCAGTGCGTCGTTGGATGACATGCCACGGGTCCTTGTGATGGCGAGGCCGATTGCGTCAGGAAGAGGGGGCTTGGGTGGCGGCGGCAAGCCCGCGCCGCTCAGCGTGGCTGGAGGCCAGCAGCAGAGATGTCATTGCAGCTTGTTCCACAGCGCCCAAACGATCGTACCGACGATGCCCGTCAACGATGTCACCAGCACCCACAGGATGGACATACGTCGCGAGCCACGCATCAGTGCGAATGGGTCCTGCCGCATCGCAGCCATCGCTTCCACGGCATCGCCCTTGAACTGTTTTCTGACGGCGTGCCAACGCATCGCCGCGTAGCCGACGCCAGATACCAGACACCAAGCGCCCGCGACGACGCTGTACGTTTCGCCTTCGTCCAGCAGTATGCCAATGACAAGCGCGATCGGAAGCAGTGCCAGCGCCATGCCCCCAGCGAAGCGCCACCAGCTGAGGCTGGGTTTTCCCTGCAGGTACATCGTCGTGCTCCGTGGGGACCGGGGGCAAGCTTCCCACACCACCCGGCCGATTTGCAGCCCAGCTCTGGCATCGCAGGCGGGCTGGCCCACCGTGCGCGGGCGCGGACATCCGCGTAGCCCGGCTAAGGCCAACGGCCGCACCCGAGGTCTTGATGGACCACGTGCAAGGCACCCCGGGTGCGCTGCGCTTACCCGGGCTACGCGGGCTCCACGCCCTACCCCGTCTGTCGCCTACCCCGCATGAATTCCAGCATCGCTTCGAACACCGGGTGCAGGCGGGCGGCCTGGCCGGTGATTTCGTATTCCACGCGCGGGGGGATTTCGGGGTAGAGGGTGCGGCGTACCAAGCCGTCGCTTTCCAGCTCACGCAGCTGCGCGGTCAGCATGTGCTGGGTCACGCCGGGGATGGCGCGGCGCAGTTCGTTGAAGCGGTGCATGCGCTGGTGCAGCAGCCAGAGGATTTCCAGTTTCCATTTGCCGCCGAAGATGGCGACGGCCTTCCTGATGTCGCCATGCACTTCATCGATGTTGTCGGCGATGCCGGCGCACGTCTGCTCAGTATGGTTTTGCATACCTGGTACTCAAATCAATCCTTCTTGTTGGCACGACTATACGCCACTAGATTTTCGCGACGCGGTGGCAGCGGCGTCACGGAGACGTTCGACATGCGGCCGCACTTCCTTCCCCACCAGGCACCTGCCCATGAAGATCCTGCATATCGATTCCAGCATCACCGGCGACGATTCGGTCAGCCGCACGTTGACCGCGGCGGTGGTCGCGCGCCTGGTCGCGCTCAGCCCCGACGCCGACATCACCTACCGCGACCTCGCCGCGCAGCCGCTGCCGCAGGCATCCGCGCCGTTGCTGGCGGTGGCGGCGGGCGCTGACGTGCCCGCGCACGACAGCGCACTGCAGGCGGACGTGTCGGTGGTGGGCCGTGTGCTGGACGAAGTGCTGGCGGCGGATGTCATCGTCATCGGCGCGCCGATGTACAACTTCAGCGTGCCCAGCCAGCTGAAGGCGTGGCTGGATGCGATCGCGGTGCCGGGCAGGACGTTCCGCTACGACGCGCAGGGCGTGCAGGGGTTGCTGGGCGAGAAGCGCGTGATCATCGCGTCGGCGCGCGGCAACGTCTACGCGGCGGTTTCGCCGGTGGCGGCGTACGAGCACCACGAGTCCTACCTGCGCAGCTTCCTGGATTTCCTGGGCGTGACCCGCATCGAGGTGGTGCGTGCCGAGGGCGTGCGGCTGGGCCCGGAGCACGCGCAGGCCGCGATGGCCGGTGCGCTGGCGCAGGCGGAGCAGCTGGAAGCGGCGTGATCAGGCGCGCTGTCCGCGTGTTTCAGAAATGAAGAGCGGGCCGATGGCCCGCTCCGTGGTGCGTTGATGCCGGTGGCCGTCAGGTGGACGGTTCGGGTTCTTCTTGCGTGCGCCGCTTGCGGTCGAAGCGGGCACCCAGCGCCTGCCGCAGGGTATGAAGGCCGTCGCCGCGGCCGACTACCTTTGCGAAAAGGTACGCTGACCCTTGTTTTGGCATGTGCAGGGTGGGCCTTGGCCCACCTTGCGGGGATACGCAGAGCTCGCGCGGCGCTGCTGATCGGCCCGGCCTGGGGTGTACGATGCGCCACAGGGGAAGCCTGGCTCGTCGGGGCGCCGTGCATCGGTGCGACGGTGGGCTGCGACATTCAGATGCTCTGCGGAGATGCCCGATGAAGCACGCGCTGCACGTACTGCTGTTGATGGTGGCCCTGCTCGCGCCGGCCCACGCCCATGCCGATGACGCGCCGCCTTCGGTGCAGGCGCAGGTGATGCCGTTGCTTGACGAGATGATGGCGGCGGCCAATGCGCACGATACGGACCGGTTCATGGCGCTCTATTCGCGCGGCGATGCGCTGGTCGTGCAGTTCGACGACCAGACGCTGCGCGGGTGGCAGACGGTGCGGGACCAGCAGGACGAATGGTGGGCCGGCGGCACGTCCGACGCCGTGTACCGCTACCGGTCGGCGCCGGAGATCACCGTGATCGCGCCGGATGTGGTCAGCACGCTGCAATCGATGGAGGTGGCCAGCACGATGCCCGATGGCAAGAAGGGTAACGTGCAAGTGGTGGCGACGTCTGTGTGGCGGAAGCTGCCGGAGGGGTGGCGCATCGTGGTGGCGCACGAGTCGTTGATTCAGTAGCGCGCTCGCAGGAGCAGGCGGGAAACCTACGCTGACCGCTGTCTTGCGGATGGGATGCGGGCGCCTTGCGCTTGGGGAGTCATGCACAGCGCGAGTGGCTCTGGGCTCGGAATGTCGTCTCATGGATCACCGCTTGCACCGGGTGCCGGATACAGGGGGGCGCGAACATGCATTGGCATATCTATCTGGTGCTCGCGGTAGCGGGCGCCTGCGTGGTGATCCTCGATCTGGCGTTGGGGCGCTGGGCGCGGGCGGGTGCGCTGTCTCTGCTGGTCGCTTCCATCGCGCTTGCCGCCTGGAACGGGCGCGAGGAAGAAAGGAAGACGCGCGCCGTGGAGCGTGAGGCCCACGACCCCAACGCGCCGCACGAGTGAACCGGTAGCCCGGGTAAGGCCGAAGGCCGCACCGGGGATTCGGAACGTATCCGTGCGCCGCGCCCCGGGTGCGCTGCGCTTACCTGGGCTACATGGGCGGCTTGAGTCCGCCCTGCCCGCCCGCACTGTCAGGTGCGGCGCCGGTTGTCGCGCGGAGTGCGCTGTCCAATGCCATGCGGACGTAGCATTGCAGCGGCGGTGCCTGCTCGCAATGGCTGATGATCCGGTCTAGCAGGTTCGCCAGTGCATCCGGACGAAGGCTGGCATGGGCACCCCATACGCGATGCTGGATCTCGTTGAGCCATTTGAGCGCATTGAGCTGCGCGGCGGCATCAAGTGTTTTGTCGCTCCAGATGGCGCGGCCGGCGATCGTCAGCTCGAACCAGAGGCGCGTGCAGAACTTCTTGGCCTGTGTTCCGTCGAGTGCAACGACGTGGGTTCTCATGTCCATGGTTCTCTCTTTCCGAAGTGCAAGGTGCCAGCGACATCGGGGACGATGCCGTCAGGCGGCGACGAGGTCGGCGAGGTAGACGAAGCCCGTAGCCCTGGTAAGGCCAACGGCCGCACCCGGGATCGGATCAGTTCAGTTAGGAGCGCCCCGGGTGCGCTGCGCTTACCCGGGCTACGGTGCTTGGTTCAAGCGCCGAACCAAAGCCGTCACGACCTGAAACCCTGCGCTTTGGGATCCCCGTGCAGGCGAGGCATCTTCAGCCAGTGCCAGTATCCATCGTTGATTTTCCTGGTCTTATCTTCACTGTCCGTACCCGAATAGTCGATCCGGATCGCCAGCACCAGTTCGTCGTCCGCCGTGCGCGCGACATAGTCGGTTTGCACGATGTTTACCGGTTCTTCCACGTCAAGTTCCAATACGCGGGCGGCGGCGTCGTTCAATGAATGGTTGCGGGTCGCAATCCGCCGCCAACCGTGTCCAACGCAGGGTGCCTGCGTGTCGTCCAGTGTCGTGTATCCCGCCGCCGACGACGACGCACCAGCACCAGCACCAGGAATCCGGTCGGTGAGGTAGAACACCGTTTCCAATGGTCGCGGTTCAATCGCGATGTAGGACCGTGTACTAGCCGAGAGGCCGAACAGGTAGGGCGCAAACCAGCGGAAGTGCGGAACCAGCTCGCCATCTTCCTGCACCAGCGATCCAGCCGACAGATCGGACAGGTGCCAGACGCCCTCGATGGTGGGGCAAGCGGAGAAGAGCGACGTTTCCACCGCGCCGAACTGGTCGCCGTAGGCGTTGGCAACGTCTGGCACGGCGCCGACGCAACCGGTCAACCCGAGCACGGCAACCAGCACTGAACCAAGAAGGGCCCGACGCATGTGATGTCCTGTTGAATTTGAAGCCGGTAGCTTACGCGACGATTGGACAAAAAATGGGGGGTCAGAGTGCCTTTCCCGTAGCGCCACGGCGCAAAAACGTACTCTGACCCCTGTCTTCAAACCCCTGTTTTCTGGGGGCGACAACAAGCCGCCAAAGCGAGACCAGGGTGCAGCAGCGGCCCTCGCCTTGATTGCGACCTTCCAAATAAAAAGCGGGCCGATGGCCCGCTCCGTGGTGCGTTGATGGGGGTGGCCGTCAGGTCGACAGTTCGGATGCTTCTTCCGTGCGCCGCTTGCGGTCTAAGCGGGCGCCCAGCGCCTGGCGCAGGGTGTCCAGGCAGTCGCCGCGGCCGGCCACCTTTGCGAAAAGATACTCTGACCCCTGTTTCTGCTGACCCCTGTTTCTGCTAACGATCTCACGGCCCCTACTTCATATCCAACTCGGGGCGGCTCAGCCACACGTTGCGGCTTGGATCGCTAGAGCCGCCAAGTTCCTCGGTGGTGTACGCACGAGGTAGTAACGAGTCCCACTGCCGTTGTGCAATCACTTCGGCCGAAAAGAGGCAATTCGCTAAGTTCTGCACGCGCCCCTTGTAGTAGTTGGCGGCATAGTATGTTGGTGATAGTTGCTCATGAAGATTGCAATACACCGACAACTCCATGAGGAGTCGCCTTTCTTTGTCAAAGTAGATGTTCCAATCGCTTTG includes the following:
- a CDS encoding alpha/beta hydrolase; translation: MHRIVLLLLLMLGTLGATHAHACPAGVYTSAAGDFVVLVPVPTIPSPGLRYLFRDGRRGSTLDADAPLQCEQGKVSVRATDIPATPWSRLPLVETDATFSSLGTALAGRLIEPRIADAHLPLVVMVHGSERSPALASPYAYALAAQGIRVFVYDKRGTGASQGEYTQNFELLADDAAAALRQARAMAQGRYARAGYYGGSQGGWVAPLAATRAPADFVAVGFGLVVSPIDEDREQMIDEARAAGLGADAEAAINRLSDATARLLTTHFEDGFEPLEQLRRDLAKQPWIDKIHGEHSGAMLRTSDADLRRVGRARFDNLELIWDYDALAALERLQAPLLWVLAAQDREAPIERTRDALAALAAAGKPIDLYVFPDTDHGMFEFTTRADGSRQPTRVTDGYLRLLGDWIKGTPDASYGRGIPLTGKHR
- a CDS encoding GFA family protein, whose protein sequence is MTREYTGSCHCGAVRFTVRFDIAKGTSKCNCTFCWKQRNWNIPGLKSEDFQLLAGDDHLASYSKSGEGFEVHHRFCQRCGTATHGHGYLEQVGGPFLSVRVAALDDLDVDSLVSAPTTHCDGRNDNWWNPPAETRHL
- a CDS encoding DUF2789 domain-containing protein, which codes for MESTVHPFSELFAQLGLPNDNASIQQFIATHSPLPNGMRLEEAPFWSPAQSQLLREERRDDADWAMVVDRLNVALHDSPA
- a CDS encoding M20/M25/M40 family metallo-hydrolase — its product is MKLFLLGPTLLLSLLISFFLLRSDTLRAVQAPGMRTQAASPAPGSQPRLAGAAQTPAARPAQADAASAPPAAAAAQADPFAPVYIVTSRETWQGIRGLTRAAVARRDSTGATVLISETRADRLGDISDYVHANERRCGGYFAFPSRAQAEAFVSADGAKQAMAKSMLAGYTLDNQATVSRWLPQVQEQRLYATINHLSSYRNRYYASTHGRTSAEWIRNHWQSLAAGRDDVTTELFTACATCGTQPSIILTIRGWDLPNEVVVLGAHLDSINGGNRNDPEQHAPGADDDASGIATLTETLRIALADGWQPRRTVKFMGYAAEEVGLRGSNAIAQSFRASGVNVVSVLQVDMTNYKAGAVTDMKLISDYSNADLKNFFITLFDTYLAPMGLTRGSVACGYACSDHASWTNAGYPAAMMFEAGDPGGSFPYIHTSYDTLATMGESAQHSVKFTQFALAYLGETAKTRTRVTGGPAQVLPVP
- a CDS encoding pyridoxamine 5'-phosphate oxidase family protein: MRHAFAHIAFTPAVRDVQARDGSRAQYARAFESGDEVRNAELGADEAAFIHAQRSFYMATVSETGWPYVQHRGGTPGFLRVVDATTLSFTDLPGNRQFISVGNLAQDDRVALILMDYTHRQRLKLLGRLSVEESPGAGRTERTMTIHVEAFDWNCPKYIPVRFEAEDVQRALDERDKRIAQLEAQLAQARQQT
- a CDS encoding HNH endonuclease; its protein translation is MKLKTLRERAFVRQQGRCYYCSARMWQISPEELGLHRKSSRLLQCTAEHLIARRDGGGDTCDNIVAACHYCNWLRHARRNAALAPEVYAARVRKRVARGTWHAPFAIFE
- a CDS encoding FKBP-type peptidyl-prolyl cis-trans isomerase, whose translation is MAFTTTASGLQFEDTVVGSGVEAKPGNNVTVHYTGWLYENGEQGAKFDSSKDRGEPFIFPLAGGMVIKGWDEGVQGMKVGGQRTLIIPANLGYGARGAGGVIPPNATLKFDVELLGT
- a CDS encoding helix-turn-helix domain-containing protein, coding for MQNHTEQTCAGIADNIDEVHGDIRKAVAIFGGKWKLEILWLLHQRMHRFNELRRAIPGVTQHMLTAQLRELESDGLVRRTLYPEIPPRVEYEITGQAARLHPVFEAMLEFMRGRRQTG
- a CDS encoding NAD(P)H-dependent oxidoreductase, with the translated sequence MKILHIDSSITGDDSVSRTLTAAVVARLVALSPDADITYRDLAAQPLPQASAPLLAVAAGADVPAHDSALQADVSVVGRVLDEVLAADVIVIGAPMYNFSVPSQLKAWLDAIAVPGRTFRYDAQGVQGLLGEKRVIIASARGNVYAAVSPVAAYEHHESYLRSFLDFLGVTRIEVVRAEGVRLGPEHAQAAMAGALAQAEQLEAA
- a CDS encoding nuclear transport factor 2 family protein, which gives rise to MKHALHVLLLMVALLAPAHAHADDAPPSVQAQVMPLLDEMMAAANAHDTDRFMALYSRGDALVVQFDDQTLRGWQTVRDQQDEWWAGGTSDAVYRYRSAPEITVIAPDVVSTLQSMEVASTMPDGKKGNVQVVATSVWRKLPEGWRIVVAHESLIQ